One Cyanobacterium sp. T60_A2020_053 genomic window, TGCCATAATTCTCAAATTCATCAACAGTTGCTTTGAGAAAATTATCATATCCTGAGTACTCAACAAAGCTCGTTTTTTTTAATAATTGCCACACTTCATGGCGCGGTAAATATTTTCGGTTTTCTTCTTTTATTTGTGCTTTTTTTGAACTTTCTTTTGCTAATTTATCAGGCAAATTACCTTTAATTTTTAATTGATTTTCGATAATTTCGAGACGTTGGGTGAGGGGCGCTGTTATTTCTTCAAGATATTTCTGAACCAGCGCCCTCCCCCCCACAGGAATATCTGAGGCAAAAAAATCATCAATTAATTGATTAATAAATGCTGAAGTAGTGAGATTATTTTCTTGACAATATTTATTTAAAAATTGTAATTTTTCTTTGTTAATGGAAACAGAAAAATCATGATTATTAGAACTCATTATGATTGGCAAATAAAACTAATTTTAAGCAGGAAAGAAAGCTGAAACATCCCCCTGAAAATCAGGTAACAAAGGAGAAGTTAACACATCATTAGGAAATAACTTCAGTTTAATCTCTCGGTCTCTTTTTTCCTGTATTGTACCCGGCGAAATAACTTCTATGACAAGGTGAGGGGCGCCCGTCAAATGTCCCACTTCATCTTCAATTTGTTGGTTAGGTGCGGCACCCGTATAGAAGATATTTTTAGAGCATTCCTGTCCTTCATATTGAACGGGATACCATAACATATGATTTTTTGACTCAAAAACGGGTAAAACCGCTTGACGACTGGCTGAAGTCCAGCAACCAAAAACGGTGACTACTTTCTTTTATGGTTTCCCCTGTGGCGCCCCTCCCCCTCCTTCTTCTGTTTCTGTGGGTTCGGTATTCTCTGTGGTGGTATTATCAGCACAGGCTTTTAATAGAATACTCGTACCAAGGGTTGCCGACCCGTAAAGAAGAAATTTTCTTCTACTATATTTTGACATAGCGTTTTACTTTAGTTTATTTTTGACAATTTTATATTTTGACTAATTAATACTAAAGATAGTCTTAACAATATTTTGTATCAATTATTTTTGATTCCCATACCAGAAATACAGATTTGTTGGAGAAAAAAGAATATTTTTGACACTTTTTATGGCTTTTCTTCTGCTTAAAACCTTTGTTTAGCAAGGGTTTTGATGTATTCAGCAAGTCTTAATTAGACAATAAAGCCTCTACAAACTCAAAACTAGAAAAAGGACGTAAATCGGTCATACCTTCCCCAGCGCCAATGAAGCGGATGGGCAAATTTAGTTGTTGTGCCACTGCCAGCGCGACTCCCCCTTTAGCAGTGCCATCTAACTTCGTCAAGACTACCCCAGTTAATTGTGCAGATTCCGAGAAAACTTGAGCCTGACGGAGTCCGTTTTGCCCTAAAGTAGCATCAAGGACTAAAAGAGATTCGATATGGGCATTTCCTGCTTTTTTGTCGATAATACGGCGAATTTTAGCTAATTCTGCCATTAAATTTTTTTTATTTTGCAATCTTCCGGCGGTATCTACTAATAATAAGTCAGCATTTCGAGCTTGGGCGGCGGTAATACCATCAAAAACAACGGCGGCGGGATCGGTATTTTGCCCTTGATTAGAAATAACAGGGGTATTAGTTCTTTCTCCCCATACTTTAACCTGTTCTACCGCAGCAGCGCGGAAAGTATCAGCAGCAGCAATAACGCATTTATAACCAGAGGATTGGGCGAGGTGCGCTAGTTTACCGATGGTGGTAGTTTTCCCAGCGCCATTCACCCCAGTTAATAACCAAATGTTGAGTATATCGCTTTGGGGTTCAAATTCTTTGATGGTAACGCTTTCCAGTGGTTTATCAAGAATACTGCGCAAAATTTCTTTTAAATAGGCGATGGCTTCTTCGGGGGGGAGGGCTTCTTGTTTGAGTTTTTCTTGTAAAGTCTTAATAATGTAGTCAGTGGCTTCTAAACCCACATCGGCGCTTAATAATAAGCCCTCAATCTCCATCACTGCGGATTGATTAAGAGGACCTTGCCCTACTACGGATTTTAGCTGATTGATTAAATTACGGCGAGTTTTACCCAATCCCTGCCTTAACTTACTTAACCACTCAAATTCTTCTGCTGACACGTCATCAGCGCCCCTCCCCTGAGCCGCCAATACTTGTGCTGACCATAAAAAGTCCTCGTCTAATTCAGGCTCAAGAGCAGTTTCTTTGAGGGTTTCCAAACGATCTGATTTTTGCATCCACGCCGGAATATTATCTTCTTCCCCTTCTTCCCTTTCCTCCCCTTCTTCCCTTTCCTCCCCTTCTTCCCTTTCTTCCCTTTCCTCCCCTTCTTCCCTTTCTTCCCTTTCAATGGTGGAGGGCGCTGGTTCAGATTTTTGTTTTTGAATATTATTAAAAGCAGTCTTTGCCCATTCTAAATATTGTTGATTTTGGTCTGATGGTTCTTGTTCTTCCTTTTCAGGAGTGACAGTTTCAGGATTAATTTTTGCTTCAGTATCTTGTTTTTCTTGATTATCTTTATTACGGCGAAACCAGTTAAACATTTTTATTATAAATAATAGCTAATTCATTTTACCTAATGATTTTATCAGAAAAGGCAAGAGGCAAGAGGCAACAGGCAAAAGTTGACAAATTATTACATAATAATTCTCTATTGCTTGTTACCTACCTTAACTTTTTCTGGGTTTTAATTATGCTTAAAACCTTTATTTAGCAAAGACTAATTAATTCATAATTCATAATTCATAATTCATAATTCATTACCAAGGATTACCAATCATGGTGAAGGGCGCCCAATAAAAAGGATGGGAAAAATCTTCTGGTTGCTGAGATCGACTAGGCAAATCCTGCAAAGAAATTTCCATGTCAGGGGTAATAATAGTATCCCCCGTAGGTGATTTTTGGGTGCGTTTTTGCACTAAACTTAGTTGCGAAGGATTGCTAATATTTGCCCACAGATTCGTCGTTGCCTCTACCACTTCGCCACGGCTTACTGGTACAGTTGTACGGATCGGTCTTTCTTTCTTCTACATCAGGAGTTGCCGGGTCTGATAAAATTTCGATATTATCAATAGTTTCATCAAATAAAAAATTACCTTCTGTTAGGATAGTATCCCCTGTTTCGATGCCATTTTCCGTACCATTACCCAATGTGATAGTGGTGTTATCGTCCGTATCTTCAAAAATTGTAAGAGTCGTGGTTGATTCTCCTACCTGAAAAGGAATACGGAATGCTTCCTGATTAAGAAAATCATCATCTTTTAAAATATCATTAATTTTGTAAGTAATCGTCAAACTGTCTCCACTCAGCGCCCCTCTCGTGGAGATTGTGAAATTAGGATTAGCCGATAAATTTAGTAAATCATTATTTGGTAAACTACCAAACGCCCGAATAATAGACTGAGAAAAGAGGTTAACTTGCCCCCCTACCCCTTCGCTACTACGATCATCAATACTATCTAATTGAATGCCTACAATTAAATCATCCGCATCATTTTGATCTTTAATTTCTCCATTCTCATAACGCCGAAAATTGTTCTCATCTCTAGCAATTATCGTAACATTTCCAGCTTCATCAATACTACTAGCATTAATATTTTTGGTAATCACATATTCAGAAGAATTGATATTGATAAAACCAGAGGGGAGGGCGCTGGAGGAATTGATGTCACCCGTGACAATACCGCCCCCCTGAGACAATAAGTTAATATTGCCACCATTACTGATTAAATCTCCTGTGATGATATTACCATCTAAACTGCCTCTGGTTTCCCCTACCCCTTCCACACTAATAACATTAATACCATCGCTATTTACTGTTACCTCAATACCGGTTAAACTTTGATCACTTCCTGTTAATAAAGCAGGTAAATCTTGAGGGGTGAACCCCAAAGAATTTCCTCTCTCATCAGTAGGTATATTTAACTCTATGCTTAACAAACTACCTTCAGGGGTTATTTTTATCCTGCCAAGACGATTAAGGGCAACTATGTTTAGTTTACTTCCAGAAGTAGTAATGGTTTGACTGTTAATGACGTTACCACCAATCAAATTAAAATCTCCAGCAACTCCAGTGTTATGGGACGTATTAAGAATACTACCCGGATTGTTGGTATTAAAAATAAAACTGTTAGGATTACCCGTTAAATTACTAAAGTTATTATCACCAATAGCATTAAAAATGCCGTTATCAAATCCTATTCCTGTAGCAGTGGTAGCACTAAAATTAGCAGGGACATTAATAATAGCATTTTGTCCAAAAATAATTCCGGATGGATTGATTAAAAATAAATTAGAGTTACCCCCATTCACTTGAATTAAACCGTTGATAAAAGATGGATTATTGCCAGTAATTCTGCCTAAAATATTTTGAATATTGGGACTACTTAACAAATTAGCAATTTCTCCTTGATTTAAGTTAAAGTCTGAGAAACTACTGAAAAATAGGTAAAATATATTTCCAAAGTAATTTTTTGTAAAAATCGGGTTAAAATAGCCTAGGACGCATTTAACTTGCTCTGTATGATCAAACCTGCTCGTATTAGTAAAATTATTCCTGATTCCATTGCCGAAGAAATTGGTTTTGAAGTAGGTGATAGCATCGTCAAAATTAATGGTACGGCTCCCCGTGATCTCATTGATTATCAATTTTTATGTAGTGATGAATATTTAGAAATAGAAGTAATAGATAAGTATAATAAAAATCATGTAATTGACATAGAAAAAGATTATGACGAAGGTCTTGGTTTAGAATTTGAAAATGCCCTTTTTGATAATTTAATTCAGTGTAATAATAATTGTCCATTTTGTTTTATTGATCAACAACCAGAAGGCAAAAGAGATACACTTTACCTCAAAGATGATGATTATCGTCTTAGTTTTCTCTATGGTAGTTATTTAACCTTAACTAATTTAACACCTAAAGAATGGACGAGAATTGAACAAATGCGCCTTTCACCTTTATATGTTTCTATCCATGCCACTGAAGCAGAAATTCGAGAAAGATTGCTCAAGAATAAGCGCGCTGGGGAAATAAAAAAACAATTAGCATGGTTTCAAGAAAAAAGATTACAAATTCATGCTCAAGTGGTAGTATGTCCTAATATTAATGATGAAGAACATTTAACCACTACCCTAAGAGATTTATTTAGTTTTCATCAAGGAGAAATTCCAGCAGTAATTAGTACGGCAGTAGTACCCGTAGGATTAACTAAATTTCGCCCGTCAGGAGATGAATTAATCCCTGTCACCAGAGAAAAAGCGCAGGAAGTTATTGCCCAAGTACAACAGTTACAACTAGAATTTAGAGAACAATCAGGCTCTACTTTTGCATGGTTAGCGGATGAGTGGTTTTTGATAGCAGGAGAAGATTTGCCGCCAGAATCCCATTATGAAGATTATCCGCAAATTGGCAATGGCGTTGGTTCTATTCGCCAGTTTATCAAAGAGTTTGAGGAGGGCGCCCTTCACCATTTACCAGCAAAAATCTCTGTGCCGAAAAACTATACATGGATAGTTGGCAATGCCGTAGAAAAAGCCTTTATGCCCCTAGTGGATTGTTTAAATAAAGTCGAAAATTTAACCGTTAATTTAGTAGCCTTAAATAGTGATTATTGGGGGCAAGAAATCACCGTAACGGGATTATTAACTGGACAAGATTTATTGACAAAATTACCAAACTATGTATTAGCGGAGGAAATACTCTTACCTTCAGTAATGTTAAAACATGACGAGCCAAAATTTTTAGATGATGTTACAGTAGAAGAGTTAGCAGACAAATTAAATCGTTCCATTATTCCTGTTAATGGAATACTTGATTTAATGAATATTGTCGGCAACAATTCCCGAAAATCTCAATAAAATTATCTTCCTGTTTAATATTAATGTTTAATCAAATATTACGCTATGCGAAAAGGTCATTAAATCGAAGTGCGGAAGGGGCGCTGGATTCAGCTTATCAAAGTGCTTTAAAAATCAAAAATATTGAAAATGAACATTTTGAAGGTAAAAAAATTATCTTTGACAATGGCAATTATAGCGAGAGAGTTTTTGACTATTTTCAATCAGAATTAGCTAGTAATTTAAAAAATATTGATGTCAAACTAACTCAATTTAAAACCAGTCGTTACTTTCAAAACTTTTTTAACCAAAATAGAAGTGATGCGGCAGAATACGAACAATCAATAGTTTTAGAAAAATTAAACTTTATTGATAACATCAGTAATAAATATAGCCAACCTTCAGAGATACAACTAAAAAAAGTTAGTAACCTTTCCTTTGCTGATCAAAAATCAGGAGCAAAAATATCCTTAGAAGAAGCAGAAAGAATGGAAACAGTTTCAGATAAAACCAGTGTTTTACCTCGTTCTCTTTTGCGTACTTTAAATAAAATTAAACGAGAAATTAATCCAGAATCAAAAGAAACAGAGGAAGAAATTTTAAGCAGTTTTCGTAAGTCTAAATATAAAACAGCCGTTTCAGTAAAATTTTTATTATTACTAATAATTATCCCTATTTTAGTTCATAATGTTAGTAAAATTACCCTAGGAAAAATATTTGTTGATCCTTATTTTTCTCGTCATGAACAAGTGCTTTTTATCAACCAAGATTTACAAGAAGAAGCCTTAGAAGAATTGAGAATTTTTGAGGAGAATTTAGCCTTAAAAAGTCTGCTTGGTTTAACCAGCAAACTCTCTGAAGAAGACAAAGAATTAAAAATTCAAGAAAAAGCCCAAGAATTAGCGCAAAGTTATCGCCGTCAAAGCGCCAACGCCATCAAAAACATTTTTTCAGACATATTCGCTTTTATTTCTTTTGCCCTTATTTTAGTTTATAGCAAAAGAGAAGTACAAATTTTAAAATCTTTTATTGATGAGTTAATTTACGGTTTAAGTGACTCAGCGAAGGCTTTTTTGATCATTCTTTTTACGGATATGTTTGTTGGTTTCCACTCCCCCCACGGTTGGGAAGTTATCCTTGAAGGAGTGGCACGTCATTTCGGTTTACCTGAAAATCGTGATTTTAATTTCCTATTCATCGCCACTTTTCCCGTTATTCTCGATACTATTTTGAAATATTGGATTTTCCGTTACCTCAATCGTATTTCACCTTCAGCAGTGGCTACTTATAAAAATATGAATGAGTGATAAGGCTTTGCTAAAAACTGGAATTGTTGAGGTAGGCAAGAGGCTAAAGTCAAAATGCTTTAAAATCAATGGTATTGGGTTATATATTTTCAGTGCATCAATTGTTAATTTGTATCAATTATTTTTGATTCGGATAAACATATTTCGGACTTCTAGCTTGATTCTTGAAAAATAAGAGAGTAAAAAAGTTGGTTTTTTGGCTTTTTTTCATTTTCAGGGGAAAATTTGCATAAATCGCTACTTTATTCCTGATAAGTAAATAGAAATCAAAATTCAGTTAACTCAAAACTCACATATTCTATGAGAATGCAGAAACGCACTGATATTAAGATGCAGTTTTCCTCTTTTTTGCTTCTTGAATCAGCTTTATCAGTACAAACCTATTGGTATATTGCCAGAGAATTAGAGCAAAATATACAACGATGTTTACAAAAATCTCATCACTTTGGTGATTCAGAGATAATCGCAAAGCAATTATTACAAAATTTGCGACAGAAAAAAGATAGTTTCTCTCAACAGCATCTTACCGCCTATTTGCAGGAATCAAGTTTTTTTGCAACTCAGACAGTTTATCGCCGTTTATACAAAAAATGGGATTTATTTGAGTGGCAAGATTA contains:
- the ftsY gene encoding signal recognition particle-docking protein FtsY gives rise to the protein MFNWFRRNKDNQEKQDTEAKINPETVTPEKEEQEPSDQNQQYLEWAKTAFNNIQKQKSEPAPSTIEREEREEGEEREEREEGEEREEGEEREEGEEDNIPAWMQKSDRLETLKETALEPELDEDFLWSAQVLAAQGRGADDVSAEEFEWLSKLRQGLGKTRRNLINQLKSVVGQGPLNQSAVMEIEGLLLSADVGLEATDYIIKTLQEKLKQEALPPEEAIAYLKEILRSILDKPLESVTIKEFEPQSDILNIWLLTGVNGAGKTTTIGKLAHLAQSSGYKCVIAAADTFRAAAVEQVKVWGERTNTPVISNQGQNTDPAAVVFDGITAAQARNADLLLVDTAGRLQNKKNLMAELAKIRRIIDKKAGNAHIESLLVLDATLGQNGLRQAQVFSESAQLTGVVLTKLDGTAKGGVALAVAQQLNLPIRFIGAGEGMTDLRPFSSFEFVEALLSN
- a CDS encoding filamentous hemagglutinin N-terminal domain-containing protein, which produces MLSSPNIQNILGRITGNNPSFINGLIQVNGGNSNLFLINPSGIIFGQNAIINVPANFSATTATGIGFDNGIFNAIGDNNFSNLTGNPNSFIFNTNNPGSILNTSHNTGVAGDFNLIGGNVINSQTITTSGSKLNIVALNRLGRIKITPEGSLLSIELNIPTDERGNSLGFTPQDLPALLTGSDQSLTGIEVTVNSDGINVISVEGVGETRGSLDGNIITGDLISNGGNINLLSQGGGIVTGDINSSSALPSGFININSSEYVITKNINASSIDEAGNVTIIARDENNFRRYENGEIKDQNDADDLIVGIQLDSIDDRSSEGVGGQVNLFSQSIIRAFGSLPNNDLLNLSANPNFTISTRGALSGDSLTITYKINDILKDDDFLNQEAFRIPFQVGESTTTLTIFEDTDDNTTITLGNGTENGIETGDTILTEGNFLFDETIDNIEILSDPATPDVEERKTDPYNCTSKPWRSGRGNDESVGKY
- a CDS encoding TIGR03279 family radical SAM protein — translated: MIKPARISKIIPDSIAEEIGFEVGDSIVKINGTAPRDLIDYQFLCSDEYLEIEVIDKYNKNHVIDIEKDYDEGLGLEFENALFDNLIQCNNNCPFCFIDQQPEGKRDTLYLKDDDYRLSFLYGSYLTLTNLTPKEWTRIEQMRLSPLYVSIHATEAEIRERLLKNKRAGEIKKQLAWFQEKRLQIHAQVVVCPNINDEEHLTTTLRDLFSFHQGEIPAVISTAVVPVGLTKFRPSGDELIPVTREKAQEVIAQVQQLQLEFREQSGSTFAWLADEWFLIAGEDLPPESHYEDYPQIGNGVGSIRQFIKEFEEGALHHLPAKISVPKNYTWIVGNAVEKAFMPLVDCLNKVENLTVNLVALNSDYWGQEITVTGLLTGQDLLTKLPNYVLAEEILLPSVMLKHDEPKFLDDVTVEELADKLNRSIIPVNGILDLMNIVGNNSRKSQ
- the pxcA gene encoding proton extrusion protein PcxA — encoded protein: MFNQILRYAKRSLNRSAEGALDSAYQSALKIKNIENEHFEGKKIIFDNGNYSERVFDYFQSELASNLKNIDVKLTQFKTSRYFQNFFNQNRSDAAEYEQSIVLEKLNFIDNISNKYSQPSEIQLKKVSNLSFADQKSGAKISLEEAERMETVSDKTSVLPRSLLRTLNKIKREINPESKETEEEILSSFRKSKYKTAVSVKFLLLLIIIPILVHNVSKITLGKIFVDPYFSRHEQVLFINQDLQEEALEELRIFEENLALKSLLGLTSKLSEEDKELKIQEKAQELAQSYRRQSANAIKNIFSDIFAFISFALILVYSKREVQILKSFIDELIYGLSDSAKAFLIILFTDMFVGFHSPHGWEVILEGVARHFGLPENRDFNFLFIATFPVILDTILKYWIFRYLNRISPSAVATYKNMNE